In Oncorhynchus masou masou isolate Uvic2021 chromosome 10, UVic_Omas_1.1, whole genome shotgun sequence, a single genomic region encodes these proteins:
- the LOC135547761 gene encoding proteinase-activated receptor 3-like, producing MEPAIIHTDSVGYTLILLLHKSLYLALSHLGFLANSLTLHELWRSVWTPTIILTLNMVTSDLLLCTSFLFRVVYYRRGHIWSGGDTVCQAAMLTMITVFYVNLYCNIMLLLWTSVTRYATVVRPRPALLTPLTRSRGCWVLCLITWVTVATVMSASVVLQIERRRGGDSCFDMLENHHREEFNNQHCLRVVLFFMILTFILVGYGGLVLHLQSVRGARNKRTSEGGVTEVVELRGGRGVCGVFRGEGGQGENRRGVDLGVRSRAGDRQGVKGGSLRVRRKILAAVVVFVACFFPYHVQRAVTLLSPHGGDCEKGKT from the exons ATGGAACCAGCAATCATCCACACAG acAGTGTTGGCTATACCCTGATTTTGTTGTTACACAAGTCGCTCTACCTGGCCCTGTCACACCTGGGTTTCCTAGCCAACAGCCTGACCCTGCATGAACTCTGGAGGTCGGTGTGGACCCCCACCATCATCCTGACCCTCAACatggtgacctctgacctcttgCTGTGCACCAGCTTCCTGTTCCGGGTGGTATACTACCGGAGGGGTCACATCTGGTCTGGAGGGGACACGGTGTGTCAGGCTGCCATGCTAACCATGATAACAGTCTTCTACGTCAACCTCTACTGTAACATAATGCTGCTTCTCTGGACCAGTGTGACGCGCTACGCCACCGTG GTGCGGCCTCGCCCTGCCCTCCTTACTCCCCTCACCAGGTCCAGAGGATGCTGGGTACTCTGCCTCATCACCTGGGTAACTGTGGCAACGGTGATGAGTGCCAGTGTGGTACTTCAGAtcgaaagaagaagaggaggagacagctgCTTTGACATGTTGGAGAATCACCACAGAGAAGAGTTCAACAACCAACACTGCCTGAGGGTGGTCCTGTTTTTCATGATTCTCACCTTTATTCTGGTCGGCTATGGGGGACTAGTGTTGCATCTACAGAGTGTCAGGGGGGCCAGGAACAAACGCACCAGTGAAGGAGGTGTGACGGAGGTGGTTGAGTTGCGGGGTGGAAGAGGGGTGTGTGGTGTTtttaggggagagggagggcagggggagaacAGACGGGGTGTAGACTTGGGGGTGCGTTCAAGGGCAGGAGATAGGCAGGGGGTGAAGGGTGGTAGCCTGAGGGTTCGAAGGAAGATCCTGGCAGCGGTTGTGGTGTTTGTGGCGTGTTTCTTTCCCTACCATGTCCAGCGTGCAGTGACCCTGCTCTCACCACACGGGGGCGACTGTGAGAAGGGGAAAACATGA